A part of Podarcis raffonei isolate rPodRaf1 chromosome 12, rPodRaf1.pri, whole genome shotgun sequence genomic DNA contains:
- the RAB18 gene encoding ras-related protein Rab-18, whose product MDEDILTTLKILIIGESGVGKSSLLLRFTDDTFDPELAATIGVDFKVKTISVDGNKAKLAIWDTAGQERFRTLTPSYYRGAQGVILVYDVTRRDTFAKLDNWLTELETYCTRNDIVKMLVGNKIDKENREVDRNEGLKFARKHSMLFIEASAKTCDGVQCAFEELVEKIIQTPGLWESESQNRGVKLSNNEEGYRGGCGGYCSVL is encoded by the exons ATGGACGAGGATATTTTGACCACGCTGAAGATCCTCATCATCGGAGAGAGCGGCGTCGGCAAGTCTAG CCTTCTGTTACGGTTTACCGATGATACATTTGATCCAGAACTTGCAGCAACAATTG GTGTTGACTTCAAAGTGAAAACAATATCTGTTGATGGAAACAAGGCTAAACTAGCAATCTGG GACACTGCAGGTCAGGAACGGTTCAGAACGTTAACACCCAGCTATTACAGAGGAGCACAGGGTGTTATATTAG TTTATGATGTCACAAGAAGAGACACTTTTGCTAAACTAGACAACTGGCTAACTGAACTAGAAACATACTGCACAAGAAATGATATAGTTAAAATGTTAGTAGGAAACAAAATCGATAAG GAAAACAGAGAAGTTGACAGAAATGAGGGTCTCAAGTTTGCCCGAAAACATTCCATGTTGTTCATAG aggcAAGTGCAAAAACGTGTGATGGTGTACAGTGTGCCTTTGAGGAGCTTGTTGAGAAAATCATACAGACTCCAGGACTGTGGGAAAGTGAGAGCCAAAACAGAGGTGTAAAGTTGTCAAACAATGAAGAGGGCTATCGAGGCGGCTGCGGTGGCTACTGTTCTGTGTTATAA